One window from the genome of Anopheles merus strain MAF chromosome 3R, AmerM5.1, whole genome shotgun sequence encodes:
- the LOC121597115 gene encoding protein PTCD3 homolog, mitochondrial — MNNLWKSMYRLRVHSRNHTLAYGKVFSAAQSTSTQPASSTGDTGATAPPAKEKIVIPTRIERGPTDILMALSATVGFDPTAPHYKYHDDPYLIPTSNANKKTYALAQEAGRKAAHWIRQENAKLFRHMEADPPVQAFVPTMVYNEESQVETADLQQLIDSVEVKDAILVYNLLKKNGIEVGDELKQQLLELLCFYNHEDTLPEQFIEERWFRQGTVGRERQRKTWKDFELAEELFHGLESKRSEHYCAMIRGMARFFQVEKAWALYQETVEKGIELDTNTFNSLLHIASFLKESYDKRWDLVCEVMTTMKQQGLRPNLGTLNGILQTVTTIGGYNHPRTYALKTLAEFKQLGIEPSLASWYYMLVIFCRERGPVSHVLHDIMNEIEGKEFTIQDPKDTFFFVTAMDVCRNHLHDKELAKRVNQLLHQGENYNLIGDSYKESIYYRHYFALLATTEPLDSFLETYHLLVPNVYIPEPSVMEDILRSVEMNTAIEHVPLLWSHMVQFDHTGRENLVNLLLHIMVTNQPSADEPKHAELIQRFANIAWDMWNRMEERAAAPRATTTTGMPGPMLGDVLLLCARAGDYEKATAVFTKLSKEQNSIVGEPRIDGLREFVNLCVANRTPSVALQCLQYCSENGYPESVDIGRHIFNSFTLDQTQVSKIRSLVGAEAVKPKQNAAGSE; from the coding sequence ATGAACAATTTGTGGAAATCCATGTACCGATTACGGGTGCACTCGCGCAACCACACGCTGGCGTACGGCAAAGTGTTCAGCGCAGCACAAAGCACCTCAACGCAGCCGGCATCGTCGACGGGTGATACCGGTGCCACAGCACCACCGGCGAAAGAGAAGATAGTAATCCCGACCCGAATCGAACGCGGCCCGACCGACATTCTGATGGCactgtccgcgacggtcgggttCGATCCGACCGCTCCGCACTACAAATACCACGACGATCCGTACCTGATACCGACGTCGAATGCGAACAAGAAAACGTACGCCCTGGCGCAGGAGGCGGGACGCAAGGCAGCCCACTGGATACGGCAGGAGAATGCGAAGCTGTTCCGGCACATGGAAGCTGACCCGCCGGTGCAAGCGTTCGTACCGACGATGGTGTACAACGAGGAGAGCCAGGTGGAGACGGCCGATCTGCAGCAGCTGATCGACAGCGTGGAGGTGAAGGACGCGATACTGGTGTACAATCTGCTGAAGAAGAACGGTATCGAGGTGGGGGATGAGCTGAAGCAGCAGCTGTTGGAGCTGCTCTGCTTCTACAACCACGAGGACACGCTGCCGGAACAGTTCATCGAGGAGCGTTGGTTCCGCCAGGGAACGGTTGGCCGCGAAAGGCAGCGCAAAACGTGGAAAGACTTCGAGCTGGCGGAAGAATTGTTCCACGGGCTGGAATCGAAACGGTCCGAGCACTACTGTGCCATGATCCGCGGCATGGCACGCTTTTTCCAAGTCGAGAAAGCCTGGGCCCTGTACCAGGAGACGGTGGAGAAGGGCATCGAACTGGACACGAACACGTTCAACAGTCTGCTGCACATCGCCTCGTTCCTGAAGGAAAGCTACGACAAGCGGTGGGATCTGGTGTGCGAGGTTATGACCACGATGAAGCAGCAGGGACTGCGGCCAAACCTCGGTACGCTGAACGGGATCCTGCAGACGGTGACAACGATCGGTGGGTACAATCATCCGCGCACGTACGCGCTCAAAACGTTGGCCGAGTTTAAGCAGCTCGGTATCGAACCGTCCCTGGCCAGCTGGTACTACATGCTGGTCATCTTCTGTCGCGAACGGGGCCCGGTCAGCCACGTGCTGCACGACATTATGAACGAGATCGAGGGCAAAGAGTTTACGATCCAGGATCCGAAGGATACGTTCTTCTTCGTGACGGCGATGGACGTGTGCCGCAACCATCTGCACGACAAGGAGCTGGCGAAGCGCGTCAACCAGCTGCTGCACCAAGGTGAAAACTACAACCTGATTGGCGATTCGTACAAGGAATCGATCTACTATCGGCACTACTTTGCCCTGCTGGCGACCACGGAACCGCTGGACAGTTTCCTCGAAACGTACCACCTACTGGTGCCGAACGTTTACATACCGGAACCGTCGGTGATGGAGGACATTTTGCGCTCGGTCGAGATGAACACCGCCATCGAGCACGTGCCGCTGCTGTGGTCCCACATGGTGCAATTTGACCATACGGGGCGGGAAAATCTGGTcaatctgctgctgcacatCATGGTCACGAATCAACCGTCGGCGGACGAGCCGAAGCATGCGGAGCTGATTCAGCGCTTCGCCAATATTGCGTGGGACATGTGGAACCGGATGGAGGAGCGTGCTGCGGCACCGCGCGCTACCACGACGACCGGTATGCCCGGGCCAATGCTGGGCGacgtgttgctgctgtgcgcCCGGGCTGGGGACTACGAGAAAGCGACGGCCGTCTTTACCAAGCTCAGCAAGGAACAGAACTCGATCGTGGGTGAGCCGAGGATTGACGGGTTGCGCGAGTTTGTGAACTTGTGCGTGGCCAACAGAACGCCATCGGTTGCCCTGCAGTGTTTGCAGTACTGCAGCGAGAACGGGTATCCGGAGAGTGTGGACATTGGACGGCATATTTTCAACTCGTTCACGCTAGACCAGACACAGGTGTCGAAGATTCGCAGTCTGGTCGGTGCGGAAGCGGTTAAACCGAAGCAAAATGCAGCTGGAAGTGAATGA
- the LOC121597529 gene encoding uncharacterized protein LOC121597529 isoform X2, translated as MTHNRLKHYHTIKFGCGYCNETFRHQDDLYCHFVLTHRVDPYANKSRCNSSGSGSDGTEEYGSPDSLIRQAEETCGQLRLISESDDGSESIGSCSAEESESEDDDLSDMELNYNELYMRRKRSAMTQEEISELTDVFKKTVQSTYSTKLRL; from the coding sequence ATGACGCACAACCGCCTGAAGCACTATCATACGATCAAGTTCGGGTGTGGATACTGCAACGAAACGTTTCGCCACCAGGACGACCTGTACTGTCACTTCGTCCTGACGCATCGTGTCGATCCGTATGCGAACAAGTCACGGTGCAACAGTAGTGGATCGGGATCGGATGGAACCGAGGAGTACGGTAGCCCGGACTCGCTAATACGGCAGGCAGAGGAAACCTGCGGCCAGCTGCGCTTGATCAGTGAAAGTGATGATGGCTCGGAATCGATCGGGAGCTGTTCGGCGGAGGAGTCCGAGTCCGAGGATGACGACCTGAGCGATATGGAGCTGAACTACAACGAACTGTACATGAGACGCAAGCGCAGTGCCATGACGCAGGAGGAAATTTCGGAGCTGACCGATGTGTTTAAGAAGACGGTCCAATCGACCTACTCCACCAAGCTACGGTTATAG
- the LOC121595240 gene encoding toll-like receptor 6 isoform X1 → MAQRTPKHFQVRWWLVRLWLGLMMPVIVYASDEPLQTAKVCQYMQCNVNENDGAQLRLRFNHTMWKQYSGSLNQEFDFTSWSWSELDSVAEANPTLEVTFNGLEVPHVDILQGHDGVVILNLDENKITVVEAEAFVNFKMLTVLSLRRNMITAVNELFYVPNKLQRLDLSNNWISEINGFKSFTWVELRHLNLSHNRIESLRTELSKLDALDTLDLSHNSIKKVDSKPIILSRSLRRLLLDHNKLTAWPFDSLPDTLDELSLSFNELETTKEGHHVRHLDLSSNRLTSFCGHCYPALEELDLSGNYFDTIPKLSNATGNSIRKVSFNRMPNLQSMEKTAFEGAANLQEIEISFCPRLSYIEPHAFTDLKQLKRLDLSYNALQQVPEDMVHWKQITQGVDLQGNPFNCNCSMQWFVSKVIPAMHSNRELHKLFPKLRCAEPPMYKDYLLVYLTVHDNLLCRKYREMDLPGMEQVVQLMREHRQMQMVRAQKIILACLIVGIIAMSLYLAYLKLNRPRYRVRPIYYQLPRICACE, encoded by the exons ATGGCTCAAAGAACGCCCAAACACTTCCAGGTGAGATGGTGGTTGGTTCGGTTGTGGCTCGGTCTAATGATGCCGGTAATTGTGTACGCGTCCGATGAGCCGTTGCAAACGGCAAAAGTGTGTCAGTATATGCAGTGCAATGTTAATGAGAACGATGGCGCGCAATTGCGGCTACGGTTTAATCACACCATGTGGAAACAATACAGCGGATCGTTAAATCAAGAGTTCGACTTCACCAGCTGGAGCTGGTCCGAGCTTGATAGTGTGGCGGAAGCGAATCCCACGCTGGAGGTCACTTTCAATGGACTGGAAGTGCCGCACGTCGATAT TCTGCAGGGGCATGACGGCGTGGTAATCTTGAATCTGgacgaaaataaaataactgtgGTGGAGGCAGAAGCGTTTGTCAATTTCAAAATGTTGACCGTGCTGTCATTACGCAGAAACATGATAACAGCGGTGAATG AGTTATTTTACGTGCCCAACAAACTCCAACGGTTGGATTTATCGAACAACTGGATCAGCGAAATCAATGGCTTCAAATCATTCACCTGGGTTGAGCTAAGGCATCTCAACCTTTCGCACAATCGCATCGAGTCGCTGCGCACCGAGCTGTCCAAGCTGGATGCACTGGACACACTGGACTTGTCTCACAACTCCATCAAGAAAGTTGACAGCAAACCTATCATACTGTCCCGATCGCTGCGCAGGTTACTTCTCGATCACAACAAGTTAACCGCGTGGCCGTTCGATTCGCTACCGGATACGTTGGATGAGCTTTCCTTAAGCTTCAATGAGCTCGAAACGACCAAAGAGGGCCACCATGTACGGCATCTGGATCTATCGAGCAATCGATTGACGAGCTTTTGTGGACACTGTTACCCAGCGCTCGAGGAGTTAGACTTGTCGGGCAACTATTTCGACACCATACCTAAGCTGAGCAATGCAACAGGCAACAGCATCAGGAAGGTTTCCTTCAACCGAATGCCAAACTTACAGTCCATGGAGAAGACTGCTTTCGAAGGAGCAG CAAATCTGCAAGAGATTGAAATTTCCTTTTGTCCTCGACTTTCTTATATTGAGCCACACGCGTTCACTGATCTTAAACAATTGAAAAGG CTTGATCTCAGTTACAACGCACTACAGCAGGTGCCGGAAGATATGGTCCACTGGAAGCAGATCACCCAAGGTGTCGATCTGCAGGGTAATCCGTTCAACTGCAACTGCTCGATGCAGTGGTTCGTGAGCAAAGTCATCCCGGCGATGCATTCCAATCGCGAGCTACACAAACTGTTCCCCAAGCTGCGCTGCGCTGAGCCGCCCATGTACAAAGACTATCTATTGGTTTATCTAACCGTGCACGACAATTTACTTTGCCGCAAGTATCGCGAAATGGATCTGCCCGGCATGGAGCAGGTGGTACAGTTGATGCGAGAACATCGACAGATGCAGATGGTGAGGGCACAGAAAATTATACTTGCCTGCCTGATTGTCGGCATCATTGCGATGAGTCTCTACTTGGCGTACCTTAAGCTCAATCGGCCTCGGTACCGGGTAAGACCGATCTACTACCA
- the LOC121595240 gene encoding toll-like receptor 6 isoform X2 — protein sequence MAQRTPKHFQVRWWLVRLWLGLMMPVIVYASDEPLQTAKVCQYMQCNVNENDGAQLRLRFNHTMWKQYSGSLNQEFDFTSWSWSELDSVAEANPTLEVTFNGLEVPHVDILQGHDGVVILNLDENKITVVEAEAFVNFKMLTVLSLRRNMITAVNELFYVPNKLQRLDLSNNWISEINGFKSFTWVELRHLNLSHNRIESLRTELSKLDALDTLDLSHNSIKKVDSKPIILSRSLRRLLLDHNKLTAWPFDSLPDTLDELSLSFNELETTKEGHHVRHLDLSSNRLTSFCGHCYPALEELDLSGNYFDTIPKLSNATGNSIRKVSFNRMPNLQSMEKTAFEGAANLQEIEISFCPRLSYIEPHAFTDLKQLKRLDLSYNALQQVPEDMVHWKQITQGVDLQGNPFNCNCSMQWFVSKVIPAMHSNRELHKLFPKLRCAEPPMYKDYLLVYLTVHDNLLCRKYREMDLPGMEQVVQLMREHRQMQMVRAQKIILACLIVGIIAMSLYLAYLKLNRPRYRVRPIYYHFTS from the exons ATGGCTCAAAGAACGCCCAAACACTTCCAGGTGAGATGGTGGTTGGTTCGGTTGTGGCTCGGTCTAATGATGCCGGTAATTGTGTACGCGTCCGATGAGCCGTTGCAAACGGCAAAAGTGTGTCAGTATATGCAGTGCAATGTTAATGAGAACGATGGCGCGCAATTGCGGCTACGGTTTAATCACACCATGTGGAAACAATACAGCGGATCGTTAAATCAAGAGTTCGACTTCACCAGCTGGAGCTGGTCCGAGCTTGATAGTGTGGCGGAAGCGAATCCCACGCTGGAGGTCACTTTCAATGGACTGGAAGTGCCGCACGTCGATAT TCTGCAGGGGCATGACGGCGTGGTAATCTTGAATCTGgacgaaaataaaataactgtgGTGGAGGCAGAAGCGTTTGTCAATTTCAAAATGTTGACCGTGCTGTCATTACGCAGAAACATGATAACAGCGGTGAATG AGTTATTTTACGTGCCCAACAAACTCCAACGGTTGGATTTATCGAACAACTGGATCAGCGAAATCAATGGCTTCAAATCATTCACCTGGGTTGAGCTAAGGCATCTCAACCTTTCGCACAATCGCATCGAGTCGCTGCGCACCGAGCTGTCCAAGCTGGATGCACTGGACACACTGGACTTGTCTCACAACTCCATCAAGAAAGTTGACAGCAAACCTATCATACTGTCCCGATCGCTGCGCAGGTTACTTCTCGATCACAACAAGTTAACCGCGTGGCCGTTCGATTCGCTACCGGATACGTTGGATGAGCTTTCCTTAAGCTTCAATGAGCTCGAAACGACCAAAGAGGGCCACCATGTACGGCATCTGGATCTATCGAGCAATCGATTGACGAGCTTTTGTGGACACTGTTACCCAGCGCTCGAGGAGTTAGACTTGTCGGGCAACTATTTCGACACCATACCTAAGCTGAGCAATGCAACAGGCAACAGCATCAGGAAGGTTTCCTTCAACCGAATGCCAAACTTACAGTCCATGGAGAAGACTGCTTTCGAAGGAGCAG CAAATCTGCAAGAGATTGAAATTTCCTTTTGTCCTCGACTTTCTTATATTGAGCCACACGCGTTCACTGATCTTAAACAATTGAAAAGG CTTGATCTCAGTTACAACGCACTACAGCAGGTGCCGGAAGATATGGTCCACTGGAAGCAGATCACCCAAGGTGTCGATCTGCAGGGTAATCCGTTCAACTGCAACTGCTCGATGCAGTGGTTCGTGAGCAAAGTCATCCCGGCGATGCATTCCAATCGCGAGCTACACAAACTGTTCCCCAAGCTGCGCTGCGCTGAGCCGCCCATGTACAAAGACTATCTATTGGTTTATCTAACCGTGCACGACAATTTACTTTGCCGCAAGTATCGCGAAATGGATCTGCCCGGCATGGAGCAGGTGGTACAGTTGATGCGAGAACATCGACAGATGCAGATGGTGAGGGCACAGAAAATTATACTTGCCTGCCTGATTGTCGGCATCATTGCGATGAGTCTCTACTTGGCGTACCTTAAGCTCAATCGGCCTCGGTACCGGGTAAGACCGATCTACTACCA CTTTACGTCGTAA
- the LOC121595240 gene encoding toll-like receptor 6 isoform X3, with amino-acid sequence MAQRTPKHFQVRWWLVRLWLGLMMPVIVYASDEPLQTAKVCQYMQCNVNENDGAQLRLRFNHTMWKQYSGSLNQEFDFTSWSWSELDSVAEANPTLEVTFNGLEVPHVDILQGHDGVVILNLDENKITVVEAEAFVNFKMLTVLSLRRNMITAVNELFYVPNKLQRLDLSNNWISEINGFKSFTWVELRHLNLSHNRIESLRTELSKLDALDTLDLSHNSIKKVDSKPIILSRSLRRLLLDHNKLTAWPFDSLPDTLDELSLSFNELETTKEGHHVRHLDLSSNRLTSFCGHCYPALEELDLSGNYFDTIPKLSNATGNSIRKVSFNRMPNLQSMEKTAFEGAANLQEIEISFCPRLSYIEPHAFTDLKQLKRLDLSYNALQQVPEDMVHWKQITQGVDLQGNPFNCNCSMQWFVSKVIPAMHSNRELHKLFPKLRCAEPPMYKDYLLVYLTVHDNLLCRKYREMDLPGMEQVVQLMREHRQMQMVRAQKIILACLIVGIIAMSLYLAYLKLNRPRYRVRPIYYQ; translated from the exons ATGGCTCAAAGAACGCCCAAACACTTCCAGGTGAGATGGTGGTTGGTTCGGTTGTGGCTCGGTCTAATGATGCCGGTAATTGTGTACGCGTCCGATGAGCCGTTGCAAACGGCAAAAGTGTGTCAGTATATGCAGTGCAATGTTAATGAGAACGATGGCGCGCAATTGCGGCTACGGTTTAATCACACCATGTGGAAACAATACAGCGGATCGTTAAATCAAGAGTTCGACTTCACCAGCTGGAGCTGGTCCGAGCTTGATAGTGTGGCGGAAGCGAATCCCACGCTGGAGGTCACTTTCAATGGACTGGAAGTGCCGCACGTCGATAT TCTGCAGGGGCATGACGGCGTGGTAATCTTGAATCTGgacgaaaataaaataactgtgGTGGAGGCAGAAGCGTTTGTCAATTTCAAAATGTTGACCGTGCTGTCATTACGCAGAAACATGATAACAGCGGTGAATG AGTTATTTTACGTGCCCAACAAACTCCAACGGTTGGATTTATCGAACAACTGGATCAGCGAAATCAATGGCTTCAAATCATTCACCTGGGTTGAGCTAAGGCATCTCAACCTTTCGCACAATCGCATCGAGTCGCTGCGCACCGAGCTGTCCAAGCTGGATGCACTGGACACACTGGACTTGTCTCACAACTCCATCAAGAAAGTTGACAGCAAACCTATCATACTGTCCCGATCGCTGCGCAGGTTACTTCTCGATCACAACAAGTTAACCGCGTGGCCGTTCGATTCGCTACCGGATACGTTGGATGAGCTTTCCTTAAGCTTCAATGAGCTCGAAACGACCAAAGAGGGCCACCATGTACGGCATCTGGATCTATCGAGCAATCGATTGACGAGCTTTTGTGGACACTGTTACCCAGCGCTCGAGGAGTTAGACTTGTCGGGCAACTATTTCGACACCATACCTAAGCTGAGCAATGCAACAGGCAACAGCATCAGGAAGGTTTCCTTCAACCGAATGCCAAACTTACAGTCCATGGAGAAGACTGCTTTCGAAGGAGCAG CAAATCTGCAAGAGATTGAAATTTCCTTTTGTCCTCGACTTTCTTATATTGAGCCACACGCGTTCACTGATCTTAAACAATTGAAAAGG CTTGATCTCAGTTACAACGCACTACAGCAGGTGCCGGAAGATATGGTCCACTGGAAGCAGATCACCCAAGGTGTCGATCTGCAGGGTAATCCGTTCAACTGCAACTGCTCGATGCAGTGGTTCGTGAGCAAAGTCATCCCGGCGATGCATTCCAATCGCGAGCTACACAAACTGTTCCCCAAGCTGCGCTGCGCTGAGCCGCCCATGTACAAAGACTATCTATTGGTTTATCTAACCGTGCACGACAATTTACTTTGCCGCAAGTATCGCGAAATGGATCTGCCCGGCATGGAGCAGGTGGTACAGTTGATGCGAGAACATCGACAGATGCAGATGGTGAGGGCACAGAAAATTATACTTGCCTGCCTGATTGTCGGCATCATTGCGATGAGTCTCTACTTGGCGTACCTTAAGCTCAATCGGCCTCGGTACCGGGTAAGACCGATCTACTACCAGTGA
- the LOC121597529 gene encoding transcriptional regulator of yeast form adherence 4-like isoform X1, giving the protein MSETQFVCDLCGQRYSTFEILMTHNRLKHYHTIKFGCGYCNETFRHQDDLYCHFVLTHRVDPYANKSRCNSSGSGSDGTEEYGSPDSLIRQAEETCGQLRLISESDDGSESIGSCSAEESESEDDDLSDMELNYNELYMRRKRSAMTQEEISELTDVFKKTVQSTYSTKLRL; this is encoded by the exons ATGTCTGAAACGCAA tttgtgtgtgatctGTGCGGTCAGCGCTATTCCACGTTCGAGATCCTGATGACGCACAACCGCCTGAAGCACTATCATACGATCAAGTTCGGGTGTGGATACTGCAACGAAACGTTTCGCCACCAGGACGACCTGTACTGTCACTTCGTCCTGACGCATCGTGTCGATCCGTATGCGAACAAGTCACGGTGCAACAGTAGTGGATCGGGATCGGATGGAACCGAGGAGTACGGTAGCCCGGACTCGCTAATACGGCAGGCAGAGGAAACCTGCGGCCAGCTGCGCTTGATCAGTGAAAGTGATGATGGCTCGGAATCGATCGGGAGCTGTTCGGCGGAGGAGTCCGAGTCCGAGGATGACGACCTGAGCGATATGGAGCTGAACTACAACGAACTGTACATGAGACGCAAGCGCAGTGCCATGACGCAGGAGGAAATTTCGGAGCTGACCGATGTGTTTAAGAAGACGGTCCAATCGACCTACTCCACCAAGCTACGGTTATAG